In Pyrus communis chromosome 1, drPyrComm1.1, whole genome shotgun sequence, the following are encoded in one genomic region:
- the LOC137715762 gene encoding NAC domain-containing protein 75-like, with the protein MSKSNLGSIRSSDLIDAKLEEHQMCGSKQCPGCGHKLEGKPDWLGLPAGVKFDPTDQELIEHLEAKVEAKDSKSHPLIDEFIPTIEGEDGICYTHPEKLPGVTRDGLSRHFFHRPSKAYTTGTRKRRKIQTECDLQGGETRWHKTGKTRPVMVNGKQKGCKKILVLYTNFGKNRKPEKTNWVMHQYHLGQHEEEKEGELVVSKIFYQTQPRQCNWSDRASATTGEGSSDIMATNSRRDSGSGSCSSKEILPSHPHRDHDQMAATAIAAVAAAAPISSYSGIDIHQLKSDHFSFGPFRKSFDEVGIGGEASTARERPETGTCEEIQEQHQRSVAVQRRHHHHHHMGHELVPDHQQQHQHEHQQQQQQLHHHQQIATATAFHINRPSHPISTIISPSPLHHTSIILDQDSYSRLILQNENFQAQQQQQQHQQQQHHNQQQHHKMGDRSASGLEELIMGCTSSSSNIKEESSMPNPQEAEWMKYSSFWPDPDNPDHHG; encoded by the exons ATGAGTAAGAGTAATTTGGGGTCCATCAGAAGTTCTGATCTCATTGATGCAAAGCTTGAAGAGCATCAGATGTGCGGATCCAAGCAGTGTCCCGGTTGTGGACACAAACTCGAAGGAAAGCCG GACTGGTTAGGTCTACCAGCAGGagtgaaatttgatccaacagacCAAGAACTAATTGAACACCTTGAAGCAAAGGTAGAAGCCAAAGACTCCAAATCTCACCCTTTGATTGATGAATTCATCCCTACAATTGAAGGAGAAGATGGGATTTGTTACACCCATCCTGAAAAACTTCCAG GAGTCACAAGAGATGGGTTGAGCAGGCACTTCTTCCATAGGCCATCAAAAGCCTACACAACTGGgacaagaaagagaagaaaaatccaAACAGAATGTGACTTGCAAGGAGGGGAAACAAGGTGGCACAAGACAGGCAAGACCAGGCCAGTCATGGTGAACGGAAAACAAAAAGGCTGCAAGAAAATTCTAGTGCTCTACACTAACTTTGGGAAAAACCGAAAACCTGAAAAAACGAATTGGGTGATGCACCAATACCATCTTGGGCAGCATgaggaggagaaagaaggaGAGCTTGTGGTGTCAAAGATATTCTATCAGACTCAGCCAAGGCAATGCAACTGGTCTGATAGAGCTAGTGCGACAACTGGAGAAGGAAGCAGTGATATTATGGCTACTAATAGCAGAAGAGATAGTGGGAGTGGGAGTTGTTCTTCTAAGGAAATATTACCTTCTCATCCTCATAGAGATCATGATCAAATGGCGGCAACAGCAATAGCTgcggttgctgctgctgctccaATTTCAAGCTACAGTGGCATTGACATTCATCAGTTGAAATCAGACCACTTCAGCTTTGGCCCCTTCAGAAAAAGCTTTGATGAG GTGGGGATAGGAGGAGAGGCGTCGACGGCAAGGGAAAGACCAGAAACTGGCACGTGCGAAGAGATACAAGAGCAGCACCAGAGATCAGTAGCAGTACAGcgtcgtcatcatcatcatcatcatatggGCCATGAACTAGTACCTGATCATCAGCAGCAGCATCAACATGAAcatcaacagcagcagcagcaactgCACCATCATCAACAAATTGCAACAGCTACAGCTTTCCACATCAATCGCCCTTCACATCCCATTTCCACCATCATCTCTCCATCTCCTCTCCACCACACCTCCATCATTCTTGATCAGGACTCCTACTCCCGGTTGATACTTCAAAACGAAAATTTCCAG GCacagcaacaacaacagcagcaTCAACAGCAGCAACACCACAACCAACAACAGCATCATAAAATGGGAGATAGGTCTGCATCTGGTTTGGAGGAACTAATAATGGGCTGCACTTCCAGCAGTAGTAATATCAAAGAA GAGTCATCCATGCCAAACCCTCAAGAGGCAGAGTGGATGAAGTACTCTTCCTTCTGGCCTGACCCTGACAACCCAGATCATCATGGGTAG